One genomic region from Streptomyces sp. Li-HN-5-11 encodes:
- a CDS encoding BadF/BadG/BcrA/BcrD ATPase family protein → MTDPGASGASGFLAVDSGGSGLRVAVGVPGREPPVRRDCPEPVRIGARGIDAAHLLERLLPVARALAAEARVGRLETAVVGAAGLATLGDALRAELPDALARDLGVRTLALAADAVTAYAGALGARPGAVIAAGTGLISIGTDLTGWRRADGWGHLLGDCGGGAWIGRAGLEAALRAHDGRDGGSAALLARAQEAFGPMADLPGKLYPRSDRAAVLASFAPQVAAAAAEDRVAAGVLRSAARHMADSAAAVCPREGSPVIALTGGLFMTGDALLVPLEEELAGRLPHARRVPAEGDPLHGCVRIATDLARGQLTLPADERMLYLPAVQGD, encoded by the coding sequence GTGACGGATCCGGGGGCGTCCGGCGCGTCCGGTTTCCTCGCCGTGGACTCGGGCGGCTCGGGGCTTCGGGTCGCCGTCGGCGTGCCGGGGCGCGAGCCTCCGGTGCGACGGGACTGCCCGGAACCCGTACGCATCGGTGCCCGGGGGATCGACGCCGCACATCTCCTGGAGCGACTCCTGCCCGTCGCACGGGCTTTGGCAGCCGAGGCCAGAGTGGGGCGACTGGAGACGGCCGTCGTGGGGGCCGCCGGGCTCGCGACCTTGGGTGACGCCCTGCGCGCCGAACTGCCCGACGCGCTGGCGCGGGACCTCGGGGTGCGGACGCTCGCGCTGGCCGCCGACGCCGTCACCGCCTATGCGGGTGCTCTGGGCGCGCGCCCCGGCGCCGTGATCGCCGCGGGCACCGGTCTGATCTCGATCGGCACCGATCTCACCGGCTGGCGTCGCGCGGACGGCTGGGGCCATCTGCTGGGCGACTGCGGCGGCGGGGCGTGGATCGGGCGTGCGGGTCTCGAGGCCGCGCTGCGCGCCCACGACGGGCGGGACGGCGGATCGGCCGCTCTGCTGGCCCGCGCCCAGGAGGCGTTCGGGCCGATGGCGGACCTGCCCGGCAAGCTGTACCCGCGCTCCGACCGTGCAGCCGTCCTGGCCTCCTTCGCACCCCAGGTGGCCGCGGCCGCCGCCGAGGACCGGGTCGCCGCCGGCGTTCTGCGCTCGGCGGCGCGGCACATGGCGGATTCGGCCGCCGCCGTCTGCCCGCGCGAGGGCAGCCCTGTGATCGCCCTCACCGGTGGCCTGTTCATGACGGGCGACGCCCTCCTCGTACCGCTGGAGGAGGAACTGGCCGGGCGGCTGCCGCACGCCCGGCGCGTCCCCGCGGAGGGCGATCCGCTGCACGGCTGCGTGCGGATCGCGACCGACCTTGCCCGGGGCCAGCTCACCCTGCCGGCCGACGAGAGGATGCTGTACCTCCCGGCCGTGCAAGGGGATTGA
- a CDS encoding lactonase family protein — MADGGRRRRRAFIGSFTAAGGPGIVTASVAEHGGALTVLSSVGGVLDPSYLALSSDGGTLYAVSETAEGAVAAYRVKGETVELTGLPVRVGGSGPTHLSLVDGHVLTANYGSGSVSAVPVRADGRLTRSPSSVLRHSGSGPHERRQRGPHAHQVQPDPSGRWAVSVDLGTDSVRVCTLRDGQLRLHREIALRPGSGPRHLAFHPGGGHAYVVNELTPTITVCRWDPGAGSLRPVSETPVLADAPAGDAHPSGVVVAPDGRFVWTATRGEDVVSVFATEAGGERLRLVGTVPCGGHWPRALALSDGFLYVANERSGDVTWCAVDAETGMPERAGAVRVAAASCVVFG; from the coding sequence GTGGCGGACGGCGGCAGGCGGCGACGGCGTGCGTTCATCGGGTCGTTCACCGCGGCGGGAGGTCCCGGCATCGTCACGGCGTCCGTGGCCGAGCACGGCGGCGCCCTGACCGTGCTGAGCAGCGTCGGCGGCGTACTGGACCCGTCGTACCTGGCCCTGTCGTCCGACGGCGGCACGCTCTACGCGGTCAGTGAGACGGCCGAGGGCGCGGTGGCCGCGTACCGGGTGAAGGGGGAGACGGTCGAGCTCACCGGCCTGCCGGTGCGGGTCGGCGGCAGTGGCCCCACGCACCTGAGCCTGGTCGACGGGCACGTCCTCACCGCGAACTACGGTTCCGGCAGCGTCAGCGCCGTCCCCGTCCGCGCCGACGGGCGCCTCACCCGCAGTCCCTCGAGCGTGCTGCGGCACTCCGGTTCCGGCCCGCACGAACGCCGTCAGCGGGGACCGCACGCCCACCAGGTGCAGCCGGACCCGAGCGGCCGCTGGGCCGTGAGCGTCGATCTCGGCACCGACTCGGTGCGGGTGTGCACGCTGCGGGACGGACAGCTCCGCCTGCACCGGGAGATCGCGCTCCGCCCCGGTTCCGGACCCCGCCATCTGGCCTTCCACCCGGGCGGCGGCCATGCCTACGTCGTCAACGAGCTCACCCCGACCATCACCGTCTGCCGCTGGGACCCCGGCGCCGGCTCGCTCAGGCCGGTGTCCGAGACGCCGGTCCTCGCGGACGCCCCGGCCGGGGACGCCCACCCCTCGGGTGTCGTGGTCGCGCCGGACGGCCGGTTCGTGTGGACGGCGACGCGCGGCGAGGACGTGGTGTCCGTCTTCGCCACCGAAGCGGGCGGGGAACGGCTGCGGCTGGTGGGGACGGTCCCGTGCGGCGGCCACTGGCCGAGGGCGCTCGCCCTGTCCGACGGCTTCCTCTACGTGGCCAACGAGCGCTCCGGGGACGTGACCTGGTGCGCCGTGGACGCGGAGACGGGGATGCCGGAGCGTGCCGGGGCCGTCCGGGTGGCGGCGGCGTCCTGCGTGGTCTTCGGCTGA
- a CDS encoding FUSC family protein, with amino-acid sequence MLKRVFMAPDPGRARLRFAARAVLGVGLAVVVCGLAGHSLPGAVTGGLAALLALFTVTDPTVRGQAVTTALLPAVGLPVLAVAAQLHDHPVARDLAFLAVVGLGVYARRWGPRGHSLGVFAFMTFFVAQFLHATTARLPELSVALLLSVPTAAAVRFGLWCYERPLPPAAGSAPAAPGGTGLTRVTTRQAVQATTGAGFALLVGQLVSGQRWYWAVGATWWVFVNTASRGETLVRGFRRVLGTVIGIGLGVLVVAPLHGAALPTAVLVAVCVFGVFYTAAVSYTWMMLWVTVLAESLYGLLGVLSPGLLALRLGETAVGALGAWLAVLFVLPVTTHAVTDACIQRALRCVHTCTAEAAARLAGAPDADPAPRVAELEQLLGRVRLSVAPLVHPLNPMLGRKRRARQVLGLLDDCAREIRGLVAVAADPEASHDARLAAACRRVEAAVEALVDKGADGAAAQDSHLAVPQPPTAPALAHLHGLERALAELAAPLRAPSGSPLAGA; translated from the coding sequence GTGCTGAAGAGGGTGTTCATGGCTCCGGATCCGGGGCGTGCGCGGCTGCGCTTCGCCGCCCGGGCCGTCCTCGGCGTCGGCCTGGCGGTCGTCGTCTGCGGCCTGGCCGGACACTCCCTCCCGGGCGCCGTCACCGGCGGGCTCGCCGCGCTCCTCGCCCTGTTCACCGTCACCGACCCCACAGTCCGGGGGCAGGCGGTCACGACCGCACTGCTGCCCGCCGTCGGCCTGCCCGTCCTCGCCGTCGCGGCGCAGCTGCACGACCACCCCGTGGCACGGGACCTCGCCTTCCTCGCCGTGGTCGGCCTGGGCGTGTACGCGCGCCGATGGGGGCCGCGCGGTCACAGCCTGGGCGTGTTCGCGTTCATGACCTTCTTCGTGGCGCAGTTCCTGCACGCCACGACGGCACGGCTGCCGGAGCTGTCCGTCGCCCTCCTGCTGTCCGTGCCGACCGCGGCGGCGGTGCGCTTCGGGCTGTGGTGCTACGAGCGCCCACTTCCCCCGGCCGCCGGGTCCGCGCCCGCCGCGCCGGGCGGCACCGGACTGACCCGGGTGACCACCCGGCAGGCGGTCCAGGCCACCACCGGCGCCGGTTTCGCGCTCCTCGTGGGCCAGTTGGTGTCCGGACAACGCTGGTACTGGGCCGTCGGCGCCACCTGGTGGGTCTTCGTGAACACCGCCTCACGGGGCGAGACCCTGGTCCGCGGCTTCCGCCGGGTCCTCGGCACGGTGATCGGCATCGGCCTCGGCGTCCTCGTCGTCGCCCCGCTGCACGGCGCCGCGCTGCCCACCGCCGTCCTCGTCGCCGTGTGCGTCTTCGGCGTCTTCTACACCGCCGCCGTGTCGTACACCTGGATGATGCTCTGGGTCACGGTCCTCGCCGAGTCGCTCTACGGTCTTCTCGGCGTCCTCAGCCCGGGCCTGCTCGCCCTGCGGCTGGGGGAGACCGCGGTCGGCGCGCTCGGTGCCTGGCTGGCCGTGCTGTTCGTCCTGCCCGTCACCACCCATGCGGTCACCGACGCCTGCATCCAGCGTGCGCTGCGCTGTGTCCACACGTGCACCGCCGAGGCCGCGGCCCGGCTCGCGGGCGCCCCGGACGCCGACCCGGCGCCCCGCGTGGCCGAACTCGAGCAGCTGCTCGGCCGGGTACGGCTCTCCGTCGCCCCGCTCGTGCACCCGCTGAACCCGATGCTCGGCCGCAAGCGCCGCGCCCGCCAGGTGCTCGGCCTGCTCGACGACTGCGCCCGCGAGATTCGCGGCCTCGTGGCCGTCGCGGCCGACCCGGAGGCCTCCCACGACGCCCGCCTGGCCGCCGCGTGCCGGCGGGTGGAGGCCGCGGTGGAGGCACTCGTCGACAAGGGCGCGGACGGTGCCGCCGCTCAGGACTCCCACCTCGCCGTCCCGCAGCCGCCGACGGCTCCGGCGCTCGCCCACCTGCACGGGCTGGAGCGGGCCCTGGCGGAGCTGGCCGCACCTCTGCGGGCGCCGTCCGGCTCCCCTCTGGCCGGCGCCTGA
- a CDS encoding Lrp/AsnC family transcriptional regulator: MAVDELDTRILRLLLERPRTSVREYARILGVARGTLQARLDRLERDGVITGTGPALSPAALGHPVLAFVHIEVTQGHLDDVGDALAGVPEIVEAFSITGGGDLLTRVVARDNAHLEDVIQKLISLPGVVRTRTEVALRERVAHRMLPLVESIGRTARK; encoded by the coding sequence ATGGCCGTGGACGAACTCGACACCCGCATCCTGCGGCTGCTGCTGGAGCGACCGCGCACCAGCGTGCGCGAGTACGCCCGCATCCTCGGCGTCGCCCGCGGCACCCTCCAGGCCCGCCTGGACCGTCTCGAACGCGACGGCGTGATCACCGGCACCGGCCCCGCCCTCTCCCCTGCCGCGCTCGGCCACCCGGTGCTCGCGTTCGTACACATCGAGGTGACCCAGGGACACCTCGACGACGTCGGGGACGCCCTGGCCGGCGTACCGGAGATCGTCGAGGCGTTCTCGATCACCGGTGGCGGCGATCTGCTCACCCGGGTGGTCGCGCGCGACAACGCCCACCTGGAGGACGTGATCCAGAAGCTCATCAGTCTGCCGGGCGTGGTCCGCACCCGCACCGAGGTGGCCCTGCGCGAGCGCGTCGCCCACCGCATGCTGCCGCTGGTGGAGTCGATCGGCCGTACGGCACGGAAGTGA
- a CDS encoding LysR family substrate-binding domain-containing protein gives MTGSEASSTFRLAYVPGVTPAKWVRIWNERLPDVPLTLVQVPAAEASEVLRGGTADAGIVRLPVDRTFFSAIALYTETTVVVVPKDHLITAVEEVSLEDLAEEVVLHPLDDVLGWERPPGEPAFERPATTEDAVELVAAGVGLLVVPQSLARLHHRRDLTYRPVVDAPQSGVALSWPEEATTDLVEEFIGIVRGRTVNSTRGRAQAQARAQAQASAQPRAASGKAPAPGRRGAAGRSSSGGRSGGSGGSGGGRGGKRGKPRRRS, from the coding sequence GTGACAGGCTCGGAAGCATCCTCCACGTTCCGGCTCGCGTACGTCCCCGGGGTGACGCCCGCCAAGTGGGTGCGGATCTGGAACGAGCGCCTGCCCGACGTCCCCCTCACCCTCGTCCAGGTACCGGCCGCCGAGGCGTCCGAGGTGCTGCGCGGCGGCACGGCGGACGCGGGGATCGTACGGCTGCCGGTGGACCGTACGTTCTTCAGCGCGATCGCTCTGTACACCGAGACGACGGTGGTCGTCGTCCCCAAGGACCACCTCATCACCGCCGTGGAGGAGGTGTCCCTGGAGGACCTCGCCGAGGAGGTGGTCCTCCACCCGCTCGACGACGTCCTCGGCTGGGAGCGGCCGCCCGGCGAGCCCGCCTTCGAGCGCCCCGCCACCACGGAAGACGCCGTCGAACTGGTGGCGGCGGGTGTGGGCCTGCTCGTGGTCCCGCAGTCGCTGGCCCGCCTCCACCACCGAAGGGACCTCACCTACCGGCCGGTCGTGGACGCCCCGCAGTCCGGTGTCGCGCTGTCGTGGCCGGAGGAGGCGACCACCGACCTGGTCGAGGAATTCATCGGGATCGTCCGCGGCCGGACGGTCAACAGCACTCGCGGACGCGCCCAGGCCCAGGCCAGAGCCCAGGCCCAGGCCTCGGCGCAGCCCAGGGCGGCGTCGGGCAAGGCGCCGGCTCCTGGCCGGCGGGGCGCTGCCGGCCGGTCCAGCTCTGGCGGCCGGTCCGGCGGTTCCGGTGGCTCCGGCGGAGGCCGGGGCGGCAAACGGGGCAAGCCGCGCCGCCGGTCGTAG
- a CDS encoding DUF5997 family protein produces MKSHQTAQTMKPATAAKKLGVYLPATPAEFQEGAVSRAELDELQANPPEWLRELRRDGPHPRPVVAAKLGVSISGLARGGITEALTTEQIEALKQDRPEWLEKERATQAEVRKETARLKKRNAERAEKGRTAHS; encoded by the coding sequence ATGAAGTCGCACCAGACCGCCCAGACGATGAAGCCCGCCACCGCGGCGAAGAAGCTGGGTGTGTACCTCCCCGCCACGCCGGCCGAGTTCCAGGAGGGCGCCGTCTCGCGCGCCGAACTCGACGAGCTCCAGGCCAACCCGCCCGAGTGGCTGCGGGAACTGCGGCGCGACGGCCCCCACCCGCGCCCGGTGGTCGCGGCCAAGCTGGGCGTCTCCATCTCGGGTCTCGCGCGCGGCGGGATCACCGAGGCGCTCACCACCGAGCAGATCGAGGCCCTGAAGCAGGACCGCCCCGAGTGGCTGGAGAAGGAGCGCGCCACCCAGGCGGAGGTCCGCAAGGAAACGGCACGTTTGAAGAAGCGGAACGCGGAGCGCGCGGAGAAGGGTCGTACGGCGCATTCCTGA
- a CDS encoding cytochrome P450, giving the protein MPETARTWRVGTAPGIFPFLGHGIALFRRPLAFLNSLPRHGDVVEIRLGPQRAWMVCHPELVHQVLMDPHTFDKGGPLYDRLGRLMGDGLVTCRQEAHRPKRRLLQPAFRPSHVAGYTDLMGEEAESVCRAWPEGKAVAVSEAMMALTARVISRVLFSDSLDDATAAEVRDCLTVVVRGLLIRTAVPVDALFRLPVPANRRYRRAVDRLHAVIDSAMAERRGRAPRDDVLETLLAAARGGEAGAITEQEVHDHLITLLLTGVEAPALALADAFSLLARHPEAERRLHAEVDAILAGRPWPGSDDLPRLVYTRCVISETLRHTSPGWLFTRITTRETDLAGCRLPRGTTVLYSPYLLHHDPRSFPQPDRFLPERWLPGQVTAVQRRAMMPFSAGGRKCLGDAFSMAEATVALAAIASRRRLRHLPGHGGQKTRPAITLGPRSLVMVCEPRSHARTGAPSSAHTASRSSRDPGTGLPTGR; this is encoded by the coding sequence ATGCCCGAAACAGCGCGAACATGGAGGGTGGGTACTGCGCCGGGCATATTCCCATTCCTCGGCCACGGTATCGCGTTGTTCCGTCGACCGCTGGCGTTTCTGAATTCTCTGCCCAGGCATGGGGACGTGGTCGAGATACGGCTCGGTCCGCAGCGGGCCTGGATGGTGTGTCACCCGGAGCTCGTCCACCAGGTGTTGATGGACCCGCACACCTTCGACAAGGGCGGCCCGCTGTACGACAGGCTCGGGAGGCTGATGGGTGACGGCCTGGTCACCTGCCGCCAGGAGGCGCATCGGCCCAAGCGCAGGCTGCTGCAGCCCGCCTTCCGCCCGTCGCACGTCGCCGGGTACACGGATCTCATGGGCGAGGAAGCCGAGTCGGTGTGCCGCGCGTGGCCGGAAGGGAAGGCGGTCGCGGTCAGCGAGGCGATGATGGCCCTGACGGCCCGGGTGATCAGCCGTGTCCTCTTCTCCGACTCGCTCGACGACGCGACGGCCGCCGAAGTGCGGGACTGCCTGACCGTCGTCGTCCGCGGCCTGCTGATCCGCACGGCCGTCCCGGTCGACGCCCTGTTCCGGCTGCCCGTGCCGGCGAACCGCCGTTACCGGCGCGCGGTCGACCGTCTGCACGCGGTCATCGACTCCGCCATGGCCGAACGCCGTGGGCGTGCTCCCCGGGATGATGTGCTGGAGACCCTGCTGGCGGCGGCGCGCGGCGGCGAAGCCGGGGCGATCACCGAACAGGAAGTCCACGATCATCTGATCACGCTTCTGCTGACGGGCGTCGAGGCGCCCGCGCTCGCTCTGGCCGACGCCTTCAGCCTCCTCGCACGCCATCCGGAGGCGGAGCGCCGCCTGCATGCCGAGGTCGACGCGATCCTGGCCGGGCGCCCATGGCCGGGCTCCGACGATCTGCCGCGCCTGGTCTACACCCGGTGCGTCATCTCCGAGACGCTGCGGCACACGTCGCCCGGCTGGCTCTTCACCCGCATCACCACGAGGGAGACGGATCTCGCCGGGTGCCGGCTGCCCCGGGGAACCACCGTTCTGTACAGCCCCTACCTTCTTCACCACGATCCGCGGTCGTTCCCGCAGCCCGACCGCTTCCTGCCCGAGCGGTGGCTGCCGGGGCAGGTCACCGCCGTGCAGCGCCGCGCGATGATGCCGTTCTCCGCGGGAGGCCGCAAATGCCTCGGCGACGCCTTCTCCATGGCGGAGGCCACGGTGGCGCTCGCGGCCATCGCGAGCCGGCGGCGCCTGCGCCATCTGCCCGGGCACGGCGGACAGAAAACGCGCCCCGCCATCACGCTCGGACCACGCTCACTGGTGATGGTCTGCGAACCGCGTTCGCACGCGAGGACCGGCGCACCGTCTTCGGCACATACCGCATCCAGGAGTTCCCGCGACCCGGGTACCGGACTCCCGACGGGCAGGTGA
- a CDS encoding (-)-alpha-amorphene synthase: MPFPFLRNRHEPGAAAGVDTWLASWGLTGEPGVAAMIARTRPAQLASYNSPTTDPALLQIVANQIAYQFVFDDRAEEVGRRGPDRLLPMLCESIGILRDGRPPSTALGAALADLHRQVRDRCTPAQTARWAWAGREYVHGLLYEAVAQAHCSPVRLGLCNSIRSLTAGVEPFYPLCEAAQEREPADDELHHPAVRRLARLSADAAVWIADLFSAVKEQRAGEMINLALAHQRAHRCSLRMAVMLAIEQINDTIEEFEKLHAEIRPELSPGGVGYVEGMIGWIRGCYHWSRTVPRYEDAAAVSAC; encoded by the coding sequence ATGCCATTCCCGTTTCTGCGCAATCGCCACGAGCCGGGAGCCGCGGCCGGTGTCGACACCTGGCTGGCCTCCTGGGGACTGACCGGCGAACCAGGAGTGGCGGCGATGATCGCCCGCACCCGCCCGGCCCAACTCGCGTCCTACAACAGCCCGACGACGGATCCCGCTCTCCTCCAGATCGTGGCCAACCAGATCGCCTATCAATTCGTCTTCGACGACCGGGCGGAGGAAGTCGGCCGGCGGGGGCCGGACCGGCTGCTGCCGATGCTGTGCGAGAGCATCGGGATCCTGCGGGACGGCCGGCCGCCCAGCACGGCCCTCGGAGCGGCTCTGGCAGATCTGCACCGGCAGGTCCGGGACCGGTGCACACCCGCGCAGACCGCGCGCTGGGCCTGGGCGGGCCGCGAGTACGTACACGGCCTGCTGTACGAAGCGGTGGCCCAGGCCCACTGCTCGCCCGTACGGCTCGGGCTGTGCAACTCGATACGCTCGCTGACCGCGGGCGTCGAGCCCTTCTACCCCCTGTGCGAGGCCGCGCAAGAACGCGAGCCGGCCGACGACGAACTCCATCATCCCGCCGTGCGGCGCCTGGCCAGGCTGTCGGCCGACGCGGCGGTGTGGATCGCGGACCTCTTCTCCGCGGTGAAGGAGCAACGTGCGGGCGAGATGATCAATCTGGCCCTCGCCCACCAGCGCGCACACCGGTGCTCCCTGCGGATGGCCGTCATGCTGGCCATCGAGCAGATCAACGACACCATCGAGGAGTTCGAGAAGCTCCATGCCGAGATCAGGCCGGAGTTGAGCCCCGGCGGGGTCGGCTACGTGGAAGGCATGATCGGCTGGATCCGCGGGTGCTACCACTGGTCCCGCACCGTTCCCCGCTACGAGGACGCGGCGGCGGTGTCCGCCTGCTGA
- a CDS encoding AAA family ATPase codes for MATAPRQSITEHRPLIERRRELRALNASLRELRSAVDGVPRARRSGLLAFTGPAGLGKTALITEARARAAAHGFTVLSGRGGEKEQELAFHLVRQLLQPSLAAMGGAELRDFLGSWYDTVAAALGLEADAGGHVPDPTGVREGLDWVMTRLAVKKAPVVALLDDLHWADAESLGWLTSFAPRAEDLPLLLVVAYRPDELPCTADAFSTPGGPHGHRPYALERLSADGVAQLVRSRIGTAAEDEFCRECWSATGGSPFEAVELAIGLGERKVKGTKDDLPAMRDLAAAVKGPGLIERLERLGTTTVRFAHTAAVLGSPFPPELAASIAALGAQDAAEATAKLRAARILDEGHGPGGSLEFVHPLIATTIYRSIRSGFRAGLHNAAAEAVLAAGLGPTAAARHLLEVPCESRPEAVECLREAARAYLRAGAPEAARRLLTRALQEPPLPDDRAAILHELACSTFLIEPTATVRHLQEALAQPGLDPGLRTSIVYRLTQALAHTDRLAEAATVAAEAARQATSSRVKLRMQADHFVWSMVRADEPESPAHSRTLTRLAEQLSGRTLEERYVLGLRAWDSMKRGEPRRTALKYAEKALHGGMSWTDENRGFEVPVSVALVFVYSDQPRRAEELFNKGIAECVGKGWRGSHLALGQSLAGYIRYRRGCLAEAEHLAREGLRIADTVEGALPAQLFALGVLVQTLLARGRIDEARRLADSYHYGEVVPHAVIYPDPRTVYAELLLAEGRHAEAAPLLSAVGDWLDKRAWRNPAWCPWQMDLASALAPADRDRAVAAAQDAVKRARAFGAASVIGQALHTLAEVTGGPAALDLHAEAVVRLEGSPASYELARALVGHGAALSRNGRLQEAADRLYQGLEGAVHCGAEALAGRAREELSAAGLRPLPLRYPQTDTLTAQERKAAERSSQGHPVAVVAKELHLTEQGVRQLLSSVYRKIGTDAAGLADALESFPRPRSS; via the coding sequence ATGGCGACGGCGCCACGGCAGTCGATCACCGAGCACCGGCCGTTGATCGAGCGGCGGCGGGAGCTACGCGCCCTCAACGCCTCGTTGAGGGAACTGCGGTCCGCCGTGGACGGCGTACCACGTGCCAGGCGCAGCGGACTGCTCGCCTTCACGGGTCCGGCGGGGCTGGGGAAGACGGCGCTGATCACGGAGGCACGCGCCCGGGCCGCGGCGCACGGATTCACGGTGCTCTCGGGCAGGGGCGGCGAGAAGGAACAGGAGCTCGCGTTCCACCTGGTGCGCCAGCTTCTGCAGCCCTCACTGGCGGCGATGGGCGGAGCAGAGCTCCGTGACTTCCTCGGGAGCTGGTACGACACCGTGGCCGCCGCGCTCGGACTCGAGGCCGACGCGGGCGGCCATGTGCCGGACCCGACGGGGGTGCGCGAAGGCCTCGACTGGGTCATGACGCGCCTCGCCGTGAAGAAGGCGCCCGTCGTCGCGCTCCTGGACGACCTGCACTGGGCCGATGCCGAGTCCCTCGGCTGGCTCACCTCCTTCGCCCCGCGGGCCGAAGACCTACCGCTGCTGCTCGTGGTCGCCTACCGGCCCGACGAACTGCCGTGCACGGCGGACGCGTTCAGCACACCGGGCGGACCTCACGGCCACCGCCCGTACGCCCTGGAGCGGCTCAGCGCCGACGGAGTGGCCCAGCTCGTCAGGAGCCGGATCGGGACGGCGGCCGAGGACGAGTTCTGCAGGGAATGCTGGTCGGCCACCGGTGGGAGCCCGTTCGAGGCGGTCGAGCTGGCCATCGGGCTCGGCGAGCGCAAGGTGAAGGGCACCAAGGACGACCTGCCGGCGATGCGGGATCTCGCGGCGGCGGTCAAGGGCCCCGGCCTGATCGAGCGCCTCGAGCGGCTCGGTACGACCACCGTCCGCTTCGCACACACCGCGGCGGTGCTGGGCTCGCCCTTCCCCCCGGAGCTCGCCGCGAGCATCGCGGCCCTCGGCGCCCAGGACGCCGCCGAGGCGACCGCGAAGTTGCGGGCCGCCCGGATCCTGGACGAAGGTCACGGCCCCGGAGGCAGTCTCGAGTTCGTCCACCCGCTGATCGCCACGACGATCTACCGGTCCATCCGCTCGGGCTTCCGGGCCGGGCTGCACAACGCGGCCGCGGAGGCTGTCCTCGCCGCGGGGCTCGGCCCCACCGCCGCCGCCCGGCACCTGCTGGAAGTTCCCTGCGAGAGCAGGCCCGAGGCGGTCGAGTGCCTGCGCGAGGCGGCTCGCGCGTACCTGCGCGCAGGGGCTCCGGAGGCCGCACGACGGCTGCTGACGCGGGCGCTCCAGGAGCCGCCCCTTCCCGACGACCGGGCCGCGATCCTCCATGAACTCGCCTGCTCGACCTTTCTGATCGAACCCACGGCCACGGTGCGCCATCTCCAGGAAGCACTGGCACAGCCCGGCCTCGACCCCGGTCTGCGCACTTCCATTGTCTACCGGCTGACGCAGGCGCTGGCCCACACGGACCGGTTGGCCGAGGCCGCGACGGTGGCGGCCGAGGCGGCGCGGCAGGCCACCAGTTCGCGCGTCAAACTGCGCATGCAGGCGGATCATTTCGTCTGGAGCATGGTCCGCGCGGACGAGCCGGAGTCACCCGCCCACTCCCGCACGCTGACACGGCTGGCGGAACAACTGTCCGGTCGCACTCTGGAGGAACGCTACGTCCTGGGTCTGCGCGCCTGGGACTCCATGAAGCGCGGCGAACCACGGCGGACCGCCCTGAAGTATGCCGAGAAGGCCCTGCACGGCGGCATGAGCTGGACCGACGAGAACCGGGGCTTCGAGGTGCCCGTCTCGGTCGCCCTGGTGTTCGTGTACAGCGACCAGCCGCGCCGGGCCGAGGAGTTGTTCAACAAGGGCATCGCCGAGTGCGTGGGCAAGGGGTGGCGCGGCTCCCACCTGGCCCTGGGCCAGAGCCTCGCCGGGTACATCCGCTACCGCAGGGGCTGCCTGGCCGAGGCAGAGCACCTCGCACGGGAGGGGCTGCGCATCGCCGACACGGTGGAAGGGGCGCTGCCCGCCCAGTTGTTCGCCTTGGGTGTCCTCGTCCAGACCCTGCTGGCCCGGGGCCGGATCGACGAAGCGCGCCGCCTCGCCGACTCGTACCACTACGGCGAGGTGGTCCCGCACGCCGTGATCTACCCCGATCCGCGCACCGTGTACGCCGAGTTGCTGCTCGCGGAGGGACGGCATGCGGAGGCGGCACCCCTGTTGTCCGCCGTCGGGGACTGGCTGGACAAGCGGGCGTGGCGCAACCCCGCCTGGTGTCCGTGGCAGATGGACCTCGCCTCGGCCCTCGCCCCCGCCGACCGGGACCGAGCCGTGGCTGCGGCTCAGGACGCCGTGAAGCGGGCCCGCGCCTTCGGTGCGGCGTCCGTGATCGGTCAGGCGCTGCACACGCTGGCCGAGGTGACCGGTGGGCCGGCGGCGCTCGACCTGCACGCCGAGGCGGTCGTCCGGCTGGAAGGATCGCCCGCCTCCTACGAACTGGCGCGTGCGCTGGTCGGGCACGGCGCCGCGCTGTCCCGCAACGGCCGGTTGCAGGAGGCCGCGGACCGGCTGTACCAGGGCCTGGAGGGCGCCGTCCACTGCGGTGCCGAGGCCCTGGCCGGGCGGGCCCGGGAGGAGCTCTCCGCCGCCGGTCTGCGGCCGCTGCCCCTGCGGTACCCGCAGACGGACACG